From a single Alkalihalophilus pseudofirmus genomic region:
- a CDS encoding class F sortase, whose translation MPASISIPKIEIEADVLEVGLNDERQMEVPDDPFEVGWFQPGAKPGSQGSAVLAGHVDSRTGPAIFFHLNQLEVGDQVYVTDQEGQTLEFKVTSMEIYPYDDAPIDQIFGYTSAKRLNLITCTGEFDRVERTHRERLVVTTELVSQ comes from the coding sequence GTGCCGGCATCCATCTCTATTCCAAAGATCGAGATCGAAGCTGACGTTTTAGAGGTCGGATTGAATGACGAGCGGCAAATGGAGGTTCCGGACGACCCATTTGAAGTGGGCTGGTTTCAACCGGGGGCCAAACCCGGCAGTCAAGGGAGTGCAGTACTTGCAGGTCATGTGGACTCAAGAACTGGTCCAGCCATATTCTTTCATCTCAATCAGTTAGAGGTTGGCGATCAAGTGTATGTAACTGACCAAGAAGGCCAGACACTCGAATTTAAAGTGACAAGTATGGAAATTTATCCGTACGATGACGCTCCAATCGATCAAATCTTCGGTTACACTTCTGCTAAGCGTTTAAACTTGATTACCTGTACAGGTGAATTTGACAGAGTAGAGCGGACACACCGCGAAAGGTTAGTCGTGACAACTGAACTTGTTAGTCAATAA
- a CDS encoding cation:proton antiporter, translating to MFEQPVTNPVLIFAIAMVVFLIAPLIMAKLRIPGIIGLILAGVIIGPNGLGMLDRDPTIVLLGTVGLLYIIFIAGLEIDLDGFKKYRTRSLFFGSMSFTIPFILGTIIVYLLGYSTAAAILLGSLLGSHTLLAYPIASRIGITKNKSVTTTVGGTIMTDTLALLILAVVAGSTQGELTANFWFILLVSLALYVAAVLILVPIVAKFFFRTLSSEGALEFIFVMTVLFVSAYFATIAGLEPIIGAFLAGLALNRFISEQGTLMNRIKFVGNALFIPFFLLSVGMLMDISILLSDPSAWLMAAVVVTLVISGKFLAAWIAGKIYHYSSDEIKLMFGLSIPQAAATLAATLVGYDLGLFNQATVNAVIVMILVTCMIGPYMVEVYARKIALKEEQRPYEPSEAPQRVLVPVANPKTMESLLELAFIIRGNSPEPLYTLSVAQGRGEEAPEKIIQAEKTLSKAVSYAAGAEVPMQMLTRVDPNITSGMIRAMQESRITTAVIGWNGKLSTPQRMFGGILDQLLERTNQMILVSKLGHPLNTTKRLVVIIPSGFDHKRAAYESIRTAKQLASQIGAIITVYVIHDETKSYEKMFDKVKPDVQLQVIGVPTWNELHHSFMPQLRKDDLVAVLSARRGTLAWHPQLERLPRVLAVAKPESFIMIYPPDREPVDLRGSRGTDVPRTMLSNKSYEE from the coding sequence TTGTTTGAACAACCCGTGACGAATCCCGTCCTTATTTTTGCTATTGCTATGGTTGTCTTTTTAATTGCCCCGTTAATCATGGCGAAATTGCGTATTCCTGGAATTATAGGTTTAATCTTAGCCGGGGTCATTATTGGTCCTAATGGTCTTGGGATGCTTGATCGCGACCCCACCATTGTATTACTTGGAACAGTTGGACTTCTGTATATTATCTTTATTGCAGGTCTTGAGATTGATTTAGATGGATTTAAAAAATATCGTACAAGAAGCTTGTTTTTCGGTTCTATGTCATTTACTATCCCGTTTATACTTGGAACCATTATTGTTTACCTGCTTGGTTATTCTACAGCCGCCGCCATCTTACTTGGCTCGCTGTTAGGTTCACATACGCTGCTGGCCTATCCTATTGCCAGCCGTATTGGGATAACGAAGAATAAATCGGTAACGACCACTGTTGGCGGGACGATTATGACGGATACTTTAGCCCTTCTTATCTTAGCGGTAGTGGCAGGCTCTACTCAAGGTGAACTAACAGCTAATTTCTGGTTTATCCTGCTCGTATCTCTTGCACTTTATGTAGCTGCGGTACTAATATTAGTACCGATTGTAGCTAAATTTTTCTTCCGTACATTGAGCAGTGAAGGAGCACTTGAATTTATCTTTGTAATGACGGTTCTGTTTGTATCAGCTTATTTTGCGACAATAGCAGGGTTAGAACCTATTATAGGGGCATTCCTTGCTGGTCTTGCGTTAAACAGATTTATTTCTGAGCAGGGTACATTGATGAATCGAATCAAATTTGTAGGTAATGCTTTATTTATTCCATTCTTCTTATTATCAGTTGGAATGCTGATGGATATAAGTATATTATTGTCGGACCCGTCTGCATGGCTTATGGCAGCTGTTGTCGTGACACTTGTTATTAGCGGTAAATTTTTAGCTGCATGGATTGCAGGTAAAATCTATCACTATTCGTCCGACGAAATTAAGCTGATGTTCGGATTATCGATTCCGCAGGCAGCTGCAACATTAGCTGCGACATTAGTCGGTTATGACCTTGGCTTGTTTAATCAGGCTACTGTAAATGCAGTGATCGTCATGATCTTAGTGACATGTATGATCGGTCCATATATGGTTGAAGTATATGCCCGCAAGATTGCTTTAAAGGAAGAGCAGCGGCCGTATGAGCCGTCAGAGGCACCGCAAAGAGTGCTAGTGCCGGTAGCCAATCCAAAAACGATGGAATCCCTGCTTGAGCTTGCTTTTATTATTAGAGGGAATTCACCTGAGCCACTATATACATTATCCGTTGCCCAGGGGCGCGGGGAAGAGGCTCCTGAGAAAATCATTCAAGCAGAGAAAACTCTTAGTAAAGCGGTAAGCTATGCCGCTGGCGCTGAGGTGCCTATGCAGATGTTAACACGCGTGGATCCGAATATTACTTCAGGTATGATCCGGGCTATGCAAGAGTCTAGGATCACTACAGCCGTTATAGGGTGGAATGGTAAACTATCGACCCCGCAGCGGATGTTTGGAGGGATATTAGATCAATTGCTTGAAAGAACGAACCAAATGATTTTAGTGTCTAAGCTGGGTCACCCTTTAAATACGACGAAGAGACTTGTCGTTATTATTCCTTCAGGTTTTGACCATAAAAGGGCCGCGTATGAGTCCATTCGTACAGCTAAGCAGCTTGCAAGTCAAATAGGAGCGATCATTACTGTTTATGTGATTCATGATGAGACAAAAAGCTATGAGAAGATGTTTGACAAGGTGAAACCTGATGTACAACTTCAAGTGATCGGTGTTCCTACATGGAATGAATTACACCACTCCTTTATGCCGCAGCTGCGTAAAGATGATCTAGTTGCTGTATTAAGTGCAAGACGAGGTACTCTTGCATGGCATCCGCAGTTAGAGCGGCTGCCTCGAGTGCTTGCTGTAGCGAAGCCAGAGAGCTTTATTATGATTTATCCACCAGATAGGGAACCGGTTGATTTGCGTGGATCTAGAGGGACAGATGTACCCAGAACAATGTTATCTAATAAATCTTACGAAGAATAA
- the prpE gene encoding bis(5'-nucleosyl)-tetraphosphatase PrpE, whose product MNIDCIGDVHGCYEELVLLLKKLGYQKSNTSFAHPQGRKLAFVGDLTDRGPHSLKVIKLVYSLVKDDQAYYVPGNHCDKLYRFFLGRNVQQKHGLETTVAELNNVSKKEYSQIRKMFLFLVEKSPLYHVLDSGNLVIAHAGIQAKDIGQTNKRVKTFVLYGDITGETNPDGTPVRRDWSKSYNGRAVVVYGHTPVKEPRFLNHTVNIDTGCVFGGKLTALRYPEMKTVEVSSSMPYVEEKFRSFA is encoded by the coding sequence TTGAACATAGATTGTATTGGCGATGTGCACGGGTGTTATGAAGAATTGGTATTACTGCTTAAAAAATTAGGATATCAAAAATCTAATACAAGTTTTGCCCATCCACAAGGACGAAAACTTGCTTTTGTAGGAGACCTCACAGACAGGGGTCCTCATTCACTAAAGGTCATAAAATTAGTTTATAGCTTAGTGAAAGATGACCAAGCGTATTATGTACCTGGTAATCACTGTGATAAACTGTATAGATTTTTTCTAGGTAGAAATGTCCAACAAAAACATGGTTTAGAGACAACCGTTGCAGAATTAAATAACGTATCAAAAAAGGAATACAGCCAAATCCGAAAAATGTTTCTTTTCCTTGTAGAGAAGTCCCCTCTATACCACGTTTTGGATAGCGGAAACCTTGTTATTGCTCACGCCGGGATTCAAGCCAAGGATATTGGCCAAACAAATAAACGGGTCAAGACATTTGTATTGTATGGTGATATTACAGGTGAAACAAACCCTGATGGCACTCCTGTTAGAAGAGATTGGTCAAAAAGTTATAATGGACGTGCAGTTGTAGTCTATGGGCATACGCCAGTCAAAGAGCCGCGCTTTTTGAATCATACAGTAAATATTGACACAGGCTGTGTATTCGGGGGAAAGCTGACCGCCTTAAGGTACCCTGAAATGAAAACAGTAGAAGTTTCTTCTTCTATGCCATATGTCGAAGAAAAGTTCCGTTCATTTGCTTAA
- a CDS encoding RluA family pseudouridine synthase has product MSNMSQNESMSCKIEWVVPANVVSSNACSSINEGINEGILLRTFLREVIEISKKSLADIKFKGGKILVNQKEVTVRTTIFSGDRVEVYVPPEPKNESLRPECIPLDIHYEDDHLLVINKPHGMPTIPSREHPSRTLANAVMGYYESHHIPFTFHAVNRLDRDTSGLLVVAKHGLAHDQLSKGQRAGKLKRYYLALAEGFVQPREGTIHAPIKRRPSSIIERMVAADGQEAITHYKVINDNQAYSEVEINLETGRTHQIRVHFAHLGHPLLGDDLYGGSIELLARQALHCQRVELIHPFTGKHLHFSASLPKDLIEVKDKLIK; this is encoded by the coding sequence GTGAGTAACATGTCTCAAAATGAAAGCATGTCTTGTAAAATAGAGTGGGTTGTACCAGCGAATGTTGTTTCTTCAAACGCTTGTTCTTCAATCAATGAGGGAATTAATGAGGGAATCCTCCTTAGAACATTTTTGAGGGAAGTTATTGAGATTTCTAAGAAATCGCTAGCCGACATAAAATTTAAGGGTGGAAAAATTCTCGTTAATCAAAAGGAAGTCACGGTTCGAACAACAATATTCAGTGGGGACAGAGTGGAAGTGTATGTACCGCCTGAGCCTAAAAATGAATCACTGAGGCCTGAATGCATCCCCCTGGATATTCACTATGAAGATGACCACCTTTTAGTGATAAATAAGCCGCATGGAATGCCTACCATTCCATCTAGAGAGCATCCAAGTCGTACGCTTGCTAATGCCGTTATGGGGTACTATGAAAGCCATCATATTCCCTTTACCTTTCATGCTGTTAACCGGCTGGATCGTGATACTTCAGGCCTTTTAGTTGTAGCTAAACATGGGTTAGCTCATGATCAATTGTCTAAAGGACAAAGGGCTGGTAAGCTGAAACGATATTACCTGGCTTTAGCTGAAGGCTTTGTTCAACCGAGAGAAGGAACGATTCACGCTCCCATTAAAAGAAGGCCCTCAAGTATTATTGAACGGATGGTTGCAGCTGATGGTCAAGAGGCGATTACTCATTATAAAGTAATCAATGATAATCAAGCTTATTCTGAAGTAGAGATTAATCTTGAAACGGGCCGAACTCATCAAATCCGTGTACACTTTGCTCACTTAGGGCACCCATTACTTGGGGATGATCTTTACGGGGGGAGTATAGAATTGTTGGCCAGACAAGCTCTTCATTGCCAAAGAGTTGAATTGATTCATCCGTTTACAGGGAAGCATCTTCACTTTTCTGCTTCACTCCCTAAAGATTTGATTGAAGTCAAAGACAAACTCATAAAATAA
- a CDS encoding NAD kinase, with protein sequence MKFTVTSRGDDLSNTLQQRIKRYLLDFGLVYDEETPEMVVTVGGDGTLLQAFHDYSERLEDTAFVGIHTGHLGFYADWVPDEVEKLVIHIAKTPYQIVEYPLLEVVIRHEGEGKSERHLALNECTVKSLEGSLVSNVQIKGDTFEVFRGDGLCISTPSGSTAYNKALGGAILHPSLASIQIAEMASINNRVYRTVGSPLVLPQHHTCLLKPLNNVDVQVTIDHYTLDHKRVKSIQCRVAEEKIRFARFRPFPFWKRVKDSFIGE encoded by the coding sequence ATGAAATTTACCGTCACTTCGCGTGGTGATGATCTATCTAACACATTACAACAGCGAATCAAACGATATTTGTTAGATTTTGGATTAGTATATGATGAAGAAACTCCTGAGATGGTTGTAACAGTGGGCGGAGACGGTACCTTGCTTCAAGCTTTTCACGACTACAGTGAACGTCTTGAAGATACTGCTTTTGTAGGAATCCATACAGGCCATTTAGGATTTTATGCAGATTGGGTGCCAGATGAGGTGGAAAAGCTTGTGATTCACATCGCTAAGACTCCTTATCAAATTGTTGAATATCCGCTGCTTGAAGTCGTCATTAGGCATGAGGGCGAAGGGAAGTCTGAGCGCCATCTTGCATTAAATGAATGTACGGTTAAAAGCTTAGAAGGTTCTCTTGTAAGTAATGTACAAATTAAAGGAGATACATTTGAGGTCTTCCGCGGTGATGGGTTATGTATTTCAACACCATCTGGAAGTACAGCTTACAATAAAGCTCTTGGCGGTGCTATTTTGCACCCTTCTCTTGCTTCCATTCAAATAGCTGAAATGGCTTCGATTAACAACAGGGTATACCGGACAGTAGGCTCGCCGCTTGTCTTGCCGCAGCATCATACCTGTTTGTTAAAGCCATTAAATAATGTTGATGTTCAAGTAACGATTGATCACTATACACTTGATCACAAAAGAGTGAAGTCGATTCAATGCCGGGTTGCAGAAGAGAAGATCAGGTTCGCTAGATTTAGACCGTTCCCATTTTGGAAACGTGTAAAGGATTCATTTATCGGTGAGTAA